The nucleotide sequence ACGCGCTTGTGCTTGATGGCGATGCCGTCGTCCACGCCGAGGGCGAGGTCGAATTTCTCGCCGCTCATGACGGTGCGCAGGGCGCTGGTGGCGACGAAGGTGCCGTCGAGGAAGACGTTCATCGCGCCGGCGAGCAGCGGGAACTCGGAGCTGTTGACTACCTTCGAGGTGAGGAAGGCCGCGGCCTGGCGCTTCGGCACGGTGAGGTACTCGGGCACGGCCTTGAGGCTCGCCGTCGTGACCGGGACTTTCTGGGGCGAGTTGTCGCTGGGGATGCTGGTGCTGACGGCGATCTTGAACGAGGCACTGGTGGCGCCGGCCTCGAGGGTGGCGGTGGCGAAGGCGGCATCCTGCATCTCCTCGGCCATGCCCCCGGCGTTGCTGGTGAGGGTTTGCATGTTCACCGCCGATGGCGCGCTGGCCATTTTGGCCATCCGCTGTTCGTCACGGCGGGAGCGCTCGGCCTGCTCGCGCAGGGCGATGGGATTGTAGATATCCAGCTGCCATACGTTCAGTACGGGGGCGGCGCCGCCGAGAGACGGGCGGGCGGTGGAGAGGGTGAGGGCGACATCCTGCCAGTCTTCGCCGGTGCTTTGGCGGACAAGGCCGAAGTAGTCGAGCTGCACGAGGCGTTCGCTGCTGGCGACGCGCGCGTCGTAGCCCGGCACCCAGGAGGCACCGGGGACGGTGTAGGCGAGCGAGACATCAAGCGAGCCGGCCTGGGCGGCGGCGACGCGGACGGTCACCGTCTTGAAGGCCCGGCCGCCGGCGCCGCGCAGCTCGTTGAGCTGGTTTTGCACGGTGTTGGTCCGGTTCTGCAGCTCCTCGCGCTGTTCATCGAGGGTGGCGCGGTCGGTGGTGATCTTGGCTTTCTGTTCGGAGAGGTAGGCGAGGGCGGTGGTGAACTGGTTGAGTTCGGGCCGGGGCACATCCTTGGTCGGTGGGGCGAAGAGGGCGGTCTCCATGCGGTCGAGCGAGGCGGCGGAGGCGTTGAGGAGATTGTGGCGGTCGTCGAGGCCGCGCATTTGTTTGCCGAGGCTGCGGAGCTGGTCCTCGAGTTCCTTCACGCGGGCGTCGGGCGTGTAGTCGACGTAGGTCTGGCGCGTGCTGACATCGAGGATGGTGGCCTGGGCGGTACCCGTGCCGCTGACCTGCAGCGACTGCTCGTTGAGGGCCTGGGGCAGGTTGGAGAAGACGAGCTCGACGGTGCCGGGGGTGAGCTGGGCCGTGGCGGTGCGGGTGACGACGGCGCGATCCTGGTAGACGGTGACGGCGGAGATGCGGGAGTCGACGGCGCGGCCGGTCTCGGGGCTGGCCGGCGCGGCGGACAAGCGGAGGCCGGAGGAAAGAAGACAGAGAGACAGAAGCAGACGGGAGGTTTTCATGAAGGGAGAGATAAGACGGTGAGGGGGAGACGCGTCGTGGAACCTTTCCTTAGGCGGATCGGTCGTGAAAAAACAATTACTCCCAATCGTCCGTGCGGAAGGGAACGGCGGGCAGACCGGCGGCGTTGTACAGGGACACGGTCGGGGTGTTGGTGAAGGCGTGGCGCACGGCCACCGGCTCGGGGACCGCGGGTGAGCTCACGAGCACGGAGGTGCCCTCGATTGTCACGGTGGCCGGGTGGAACACGCGGTCGGCGCCGGCGATCGTGAAGCCGGTGATCGCGGGGGTCCGGCTGTTCAGGCCGGTGGCGTCGGTGAAGCGTACGCGGAGGGCGGCGCCCTCGCGGGTGACGGCCTGCGGGGCCGGGCCCGAGTCGACGACGTCGCGCACGCCGTGGATGCGCGCGAGGGCGAGGCGGGCGAGGCGGTCGCCGACCGGGACCTTGTCCTGCGGGTGCAGATCGAGGGGCTCCGTGCCGTCGATGATCACAGCCAGGCCGGCGGCAGGCGTGCGGTGCACGGCGAGTTCCTG is from Lacunisphaera limnophila and encodes:
- a CDS encoding mucoidy inhibitor MuiA family protein translates to MKTSRLLLSLCLLSSGLRLSAAPASPETGRAVDSRISAVTVYQDRAVVTRTATAQLTPGTVELVFSNLPQALNEQSLQVSGTGTAQATILDVSTRQTYVDYTPDARVKELEDQLRSLGKQMRGLDDRHNLLNASAASLDRMETALFAPPTKDVPRPELNQFTTALAYLSEQKAKITTDRATLDEQREELQNRTNTVQNQLNELRGAGGRAFKTVTVRVAAAQAGSLDVSLAYTVPGASWVPGYDARVASSERLVQLDYFGLVRQSTGEDWQDVALTLSTARPSLGGAAPVLNVWQLDIYNPIALREQAERSRRDEQRMAKMASAPSAVNMQTLTSNAGGMAEEMQDAAFATATLEAGATSASFKIAVSTSIPSDNSPQKVPVTTASLKAVPEYLTVPKRQAAAFLTSKVVNSSEFPLLAGAMNVFLDGTFVATSALRTVMSGEKFDLALGVDDGIAIKHKRVTKFTEDTGLTNSGKRITYEYLITVQNNKKTSERVIVADQVPLSRNEKIVVKLLSPDAKEVKPTDEGTLKWTLDLKPGEKRELTVKFTIEHDNDVNVAGLE